AAACATTTATTTCCGGCATTATTTTCTGATGTTCATGACTCCAAGTTGAAATGTTCGACCTGCATTTTAGCAAAGAGTCATCGTGTTCCGTTTTCCATCAGTTTGAATAAAAGTAATATTCCCTTTGCTCTAGTTCAttctgatgtttggggacccTCCCCGATCACTACAATATCTGGTAATCGTTGGTTTGTTACATTCGTTGATGACTGTACTCGCATGACGTGGCTATATCTGTTAAGAAATAAATCAGATGTTCTTCATATATTTCAATTATTTCATGCCATGATTCAGActcaattttcagcaaaaatacAAATTCTACGTTCAGacaatggaggtgaatttgtgAATCAAAAATTCCAAGCCTACTTTCAGCTTCATGGCATTCTCCATGAAACCTCGTGTGCTCAAATGCCTCAACAAAATGACGTTGCTGAACGGAAAAACAGACATATCTTAGAAACCGCACGTGCTCTTTTATTGGGTGCACATGTACCACAACGATATTGGGAAGCAGCAGTTAGTACGACAGTTTATCTAGTGAATCATATGCCTTCAAAGGTGTTACAATTTGAAACTCCACTACAAGCTCTTTCGCATCATACCCATGTGCCATCGGTCTTATTGCTTCCTCCTCGTATCTTCGGGTGCGTTGCATTTGTTCATATTCATAAGAATCAACGGACCAAGCTTGATCCTTGTGTCGTCCGTtgcatttttttgggttatgcTGCACACAAAAAAGGGATATCACTGCTATCATCCTAGCACCAACCGTACATATATAACTATGGATGTCACTTTTGTGGAATCTGATATTTTTTTCTCCCCTCAAAAATCTGATTCTCCTCTTCAGGGGGAGATCCGAGATGAAGAGAAAAATCAGAGTTGGTGGAATTGGCCTAGTGAAGAGTCAAATACACCGATATATACTCAAGAATATGAGAGTGAGGGTGGATCTGATAACAATCTGAGTATGAACAAAAATGAAGAATATGGAGATATTTTACAAGGGGTCAATTCATCTGAGGATAAATCTCGAGAATTTGTACAAGAAGTCAATACCCCCTTCTCTTCAGTATCTACGAACCCAGCTCCTGAGAATATTCCTGAGGTAAGTACCACTATCCAATATCTCAATGATAATTCTAATGTCTTGGATAACTCTATCAACTACAGCTTACCTCTTAGACATAATAGAGGCAAGCCACCAGATAGATACTCTCATACTTTTGAATCAAGAAAGTCCAGGTACCCTATTGCAAACTATGTGTCAACAACAAAGTTATCAGAACCTCTCAAGGCATTTACACACAATTTATCCTCGGGTTACATTCCAAGTAATGTCCAAGAAGCCTTGACAAATTCAAAATGGGTTCATGTGATTCAAGAGGAGATGATGGCCTTGCAAAAAAATAATACATGGATTCTTGTTCCTTTACCAATAGGAAAACGTACTGTGGGGTGTAGATGGGTTTTCACCATCAAATACAAGGCGGACGGTACCATTGAGAGGTATAAGGCGAGGTTGGTAGCGAAAGGGTATACACAGACTTATGGCGTGGACTATCAAGAGACCTTTTCGCCAGTGGCTAAGTTGAATACCGTCAGAGTTATATTGTCTCTTGCAGCCAATTTAGACTGGCCACTACATCAATTCGACGTAAAAAATGTGTTCCTACACGGTGATCTTGAAGAGGAGGTTTACATGGATATTCCACCGGGATATACTACATCCACTGAGAATGGACTAGTGTGTAAATTACAACGAGCTCTCTATGGGCTAAAACAATCCCCTCGAATGTGGTTTGGTCGTTTTAGCTTAGCCATGAAGAAATATGGATTTCAACAGAGCAATGTCGACCACACTTTGTTTCTTAAACATAGATGTGGTAAGGTAACAGCGCTTATAATCTATGTTGACGATATGATTATTACTGGTGACGATGTGGAGGAAATTGcaagacttcaagaacagtTGGCGAAAGagtttgaaatgaaaaattTAGGAGGACTTAAGTACTTTCTGGGCATTGAAGTACTAAGATCAAAACAGGGTATATTTCTATCTCAAAGGAAGTATGTGCTAGACTTACTATCAGAAGTTGGCTTGTTGGATTGTAAGCCAGAAGACACTCCAATTGCACAGAATCTCAACTTAAGGGAACATACAGACTCAGTGCCAGCAAATAAAGAGCAATATCATAGACTAGTTGGTAAGTTGATTTACTTATCCCATACCCGTCCTGATATCGCTTATGCAGTTAGCTCtgtgagtcaatttatgcactgTCTACGTAAAGTTCATATGGAGGCTGTATTAAGGATTGTACGTTACTTAAAATCCTCACCAGGAAGAGGATTGATGTTCTCAAAAAATAATCATTGTGATATTGAAGGGTACACGAACAATCATTGTAATATTGAAGGATACACGGATGCAGATTGGGCAGGAGATATTGACAATAGAAAGTCCACTTCGGGCTACTTCACATTCGTGGGAGGTAATTTGGTAACTTGGAGGAGCAAGAAACAAAAGGTAGTAGCATTATCAAGTGCTGAAGCTGAGTTTAGGGGAATGGCAAAAGGGTTGTGCGAGCTTCTTTGGCTTAAAAGACTGTTAACTGAAATTGGCATGGCTCCTTGATCTGAGATGAATCTATTTTGTGACAATAAGGCAACTATCGCAATTGCACACAATCCTGTCCAGCATGATCGTACAAAGCATGTAGAAACAGATagacatttcatcaaacagaaTCTTGAAGACAAAGTCATTAAGTTTCCGTTTGTGAAATCAGAAGACCAACTTGCGGACGTTCTTACTAAGGCAGTTTCAAGTAAAATCTTCTTCAACTCACTTGACAAGTTGGGCATTAGAGACATctatgcaccaacttgagggggagtgttggcaTGAGTTGAAGAGAAATTATGGGGATTGACTTGATTGGAGGAGATAATGcaggaaaaatattttatacataATTAGCTTACTGTAATCACGTAGTTCCTACCATAGAAAGTGTACATACCAAAAGTAGTTTATTTGACTTTCACTTGTATTGATCTATATATAGGTATGTAAATCATTGAATgtaaagatgaataaaaaacgTAAAGATCTCCTCCCGTCTTCTCTGTTTTATAGACCAAGGCCCAACCCACCTACCAATACCGGGAGAATATATTCAATGGTTTTGGTCGTCAATATCATAGTGACATTTTATAGGTTATTAATATCAATTCATGTGGttgaaaataatttcaaatttaatttgtaaacTAATTATTTTCATCTCAATCATCCATGATTTGGCCTTACATTCCATGAATTATCACGATTTTATTGGTTATGGTATACTACATCAACGTGTGACATGATATATCAAGACCACTAAATATTTTCTCGGAGGCAGGGGCAGGTTCATCACTTCTATCTGAAGATACCACCCAAATTAGAATGCTCAAGTAAAGATATGGAATGGATAAAGGTATGGTGTTCAAAATCAAATTATAAcccaaaaccaaaccaaaaattttaattcagtttggttttggtttttatgaaattatCTCGCCTCCCTCATTCAAAGCCTTAAAGAGTGAACAATAcctctttttttaaatattgttgagaaatatgtttttaattaaaatcGAGTCTTAGGCACACATATGTTTAATCTAACCGATTGTCAACCGTGTCACATCTTATTGGTAAGAGTGAACAATACCTTTGGATGCAAAAAGGCATCCACATaaagcaaaacaaatatgttaTTTGCACAATAACGCGTAGCATTTTATGTAAATAAAGATGAGAAACTAATTATGAGAAACAATAGAATAATACTTTACAAATAAATAGAACACCACCCCGTAGCTATAGGACTAGCTTAAAAACACATAATTAGCATACTCCATGAGCTCTTCTTATAATATCAGGTAAGAATTGCTGCAGGAATTTTCATTCCCATTTGGCTCTAATCTGTTGAGTATACCTAAACTCATATGTGAGAACCAAACTCCTATCCATTCTCTTCAACACAAACCTCTCCACCAACACATAGCACCCAAACTTGGTCCACTCTCCCATACCTTTAAActcctcaactctcttcactCTCACTTCCCTTTCATTCCCATTGCTGCTCCAACCAAATCTCTCTTCCTCCCATTTCATTCTGTCAACAATTGCCAAACTCAACCCCACGCTTGCAATTGCATCCCCTGCCTGGCTGCGGAACCACATCTCTCCATCGATGCTATTGTCTTGCACAACCTCCCTCCCATCACCAAACTGAACCACTTCTTTCTGCACATTAACATCAACAAACACTTGATTGCCTTGTTTCGGACTACTTTCGCACGCGAAAATCTGCTCCCATCTCTGTTCAAGTGTCATCTCGTAGTACCTTGATCTGCTAATCTGGTCCTTGAGTGTTCCTTCTTTGATAAACAGAAATGGACAGTACCACTTCCCTACAACTACTGATGGCGAAGTTTTATGCGTTAAAGGGAAGTTGTTGAAGTCGGGGAGGCGAGCGCGGAGAGTTGTGTCAAGGCCTCTGGCTTCAGCTAAATCAAAGTCTTTTGGAGTGGAGGCATACACTGTCCAACCCTTTCTCCTCAAGAATGATGGAGGAAAACCATCAGGAGCTACAGATTTTGCCGTATAACAGCCCCAGTCTCGACGTCGAATCTCGAATTGCTGATACATGTTGTGATGGTCGAAGGGTTGTGGTTTTAAGTCCTTAATACAATTGCAGAAACAGCAGGTACTCTTGTCCTCCTCTCTTGAGTTTGTGAATGCTTCCCTGAAACACAATTCAATTACAAAGTTAATTTCAAGACTTGAATAACAACTGCCGTTCCTAGTTGTTGAATCTCTATTGGGTCAAAACATATGAACTCGGGAGGTCCTAAATTCGATCCATTGGGAGTAATGCGTTTGTGGCCACCTGCCATCAGGTGGGAAACTTTGTGCGCTCGGACTTAACGACCCGAGTTTAGATCCACATATCATATGTACAAAGTGCAAACTTCTATGGCGTCGTTCTCgactacccaaaaaaaaaagtgaatttgattttttatacaTACCCTATGTGGCTTCCCTTTGGTTGTATTGCATAGTACCTATTAGAAGACAATGGTTGATCAAGAGCAGGAATTAAGATAACAGGGTTAACTTCAGTAGACTGGCCAACAGTATATTGGATTTTGAGGTTTTTGTTTTGCGGAAAAGGAAGGTTTGGGAGTAGTCCACTCTTGCACAATCCAAAACAAGAGGAACCGGTAGGCTGAGCTTCTTCATCTAGGATTACTAGAATACCAGAGTTTGGACCCTCTGGGGGAGTTTCTGACAGAGCTTGAGGGAACCTTTTGAACATGGACAGAGGCCTTGTCACATACATTCTTTCCAGTTTCTTAAGACGCTGGCTTGTTTCTGGTTTACATCATCTGCACCAATGGTACACAGATATACATacgcatatatacatacacacatataccaCAGTTGACTTGGCTATTAATTTGGACAAGCTAAACACGGTTTCATAGAAAGTGGTAGCCTCTTATCCACAGTTGCCTTGGCTATTAACTTGGACAAGCTAAACACGGTTTCATAGAAAGTACTAGCCTCTTATCCATTGGAAAGTCGTATATCGTTTGTCTGTCGGCATTACCTGTTGTTGTTTGACGATTTATATGATTGGACAAGGTAATGttttgaagtggacaattgcTGGGAAATTTCTCAGAATCTTCTTGTGTTCTCATTCAACAATAGACTCTCTGTTTATTCTTGAACATATATTGCTTAGTTGGTGCATTTTGGTCCAATAGAATAATTCCATGTAACTATGTCAATAgctatcaaaatttaaaaaaaataaaattctttttcatCTGAAGCTGTCATTACAGCGACAGCAGGCTCCAGCCACTCCAGAATCCCGTTCAGATTTTATAGGAGCTGTAATTATTCTTCCAACATTGAATAGTCTTTCAATACTATTTGTTGGTTGACTTGGATACGTTTTTGCATCCaaaatattgttcgctttgggatACCTTTACAGATACTTCTACCCACTCACTCATGATTTTATTTTACGAAATTTTCTCGTATTCCCCATTTAGACTCATAACCTCTTTAGTTTGAGAGAATGAGTACCCAAACACCATCTAGTCTAGTTGAAATGCTCGTAGGGGTATTCCAGAGCGACAATATCTTTGGATGCAAAATCGCATCCACAGGGAGTATAACAAATATGCAAACAATAACCAGTGGTATTTATGTAACCAACCATGAGAAACAATACAATAAACAGTATAAcacttaataaataaataaaacaccACCCCTCAGCTGTAGGACTAACTTAAAAACACATAATTTAGCATCCTCCATGAGCTCTTCTTGCAACTTTTAAGCAAGAATTGCTGCTGGAATTTTCATTCCCATTTGGCTCTAATCTGTTGAGTGTGCCTAAAATCATATGTGAGAACCAAACTCCTATCCATTCTCTTCAACACAAACCTCTCCACCAACACATAGCACCCAAACTTGGTCCACTCTCCCTTACCTTTAAActcctcaactctcttcactCTCACTTCCCTTTCATTCCCATTGCTGCTCCAACCAAATCTCTCTTCCTCCCATTTCATTCTATCAACAATTGCCAAACTCAACCCCACCCTTGCATCCCCCGCCTGGCTGCGGAACCACGTCTCTCCATCAACGCCTTTGTCTTGCACAGTCTCCCTCCCATCACCCAACCGAACCACTTCTTTCAGCACATTAACATCAATAAATACTTGATTGCCTTGTTTCGGACTACTTTCGCACGCGAAAATCTGCTCCCATCTCTGTTCAAGTGTCATCTCGTAGTACCTTGATCTGCTAATCTGGTCCTTGAGTGTTCCTTCTTTGATAAACAGAAATGGACAGTACCACTTCCCTACAACTACTGATGGCGAAGTTTTATGCGTTAAAGGGAAGTTGTTGAAGTCGGGAAGGCGAGCGCGGAGAGTTGTGTCAAGGCCTTTGGCTTCAGCTAAATCAAAGTCTTTTGGAGTGGAGGCATACACTGTCCAACCCTTTCTCCTCAAGAATGATGGAGGAAAACCATCAGGAGCTACAGATTTTGCCGTATAACCGCCCCAGTCTCGACGTCGAATCTCGAATTGCTGATGCATGTTGTGATTGTCGAAAGGTTGTGGTTTTAAGTCCCGAATACAGTTGCAGAAACAGCAGGTACTCATGTCCTCCTCTCTTGAGTTTGTGAATGCTTCCCTGAAACACAATTCAATTACAATGTTAATTTCAAGACTTAACAACAACTGAAAAGCAAATTATTTGGCGATAACCTAGTTGGTAATCTCTCCAGACTTGGGACTTACACCGACACAACTTTCCGAAAAACATGTTGGCTGGTTTTtgggttaccaaaaaaaacatCTGAAAGTTTGAAACGACCGGGTGGTTCCTAGCATGGATGATGTGGACTGTTCTGGTGACCCGAAGTTTACTCCCACTCAAAGGTCCGTAAGACATGCTGGCTCATTTCtcggtaataaaaaaaaaattcgtacAACTGGTGGTTCCTCgttcaaaaaaagaaacaaataacgCAGTTGTTGGCGATTTCGCTATTATACTTACCCTTGATGGCTTCCCTTTGGTTGTATTGCGTAGTATCTATTAGAAGACAATGGTTGATCCAGAGCAGGAATTAAGATAACACGGTTAACATCAGTACTAGTCTGGTTCTGGCTATCGCTTTGGGTATATTGGATTTTGAGGTTTTTGTTCTGTGGGAAGGGCAGGTCTCGGAGTCGTCCACTCTTGCACAATCCAAAACAACAGGTCGGCTGAGCTTCTTCATCTAGGATTACTAGAATACCAGAGTTTGGACCATCAGGGGGAGTTTCTGACAGAGCTTCTGGGGACCTTTTGTACATGGACATAGGCCTTGTCACGTACATTCTTTCTCctcccaaaaaatatatatatctgctGCTTTCTGGTTTTTTAAGACGCTGGCTTGTTGCTGGTTTACATCATCTGCACCAATggtacctatacatatatatacatatatacacacataaacataGTTGATTTGGCTTCAAATGCGTAGTTTGTGGAAATTTCCAACCGTTTGACAATTTATGTGATTGGACTTGGTAATGttttgaagtggacaattgcTGGAAAATTCTTAAGTTTGACCATATCTTGGTATGATTGTGCTTGGGTGTTACATTTGCTTGGGTTAGCAGCAACGGAAACAACGGCGGTCAAATTACAGCGGTAGACCAAGGCCAAACCCACCTACCAATAccgggaaaaaaatgaaaatattcacTGGTTTTGATACGTCACGTCAATAGCATACTGATATTTTATAGGTTATTAATATCAATTAATGCGtgattgaaaataattttaaattaaatatataaattaactattttCATCTCAATCATCCATGATTTGGCCTTACATTCCATGAATTATCACGATTTTATTGGTTATGGTACACTACATCATCGTGTGTGACATGATATACCAAGACACTAAATATTTTCTGGGGGCGGGGCAGGGGCACCTGCAATGCATATTCATCACTTCTATCTCAAGATACCACCCAAATTATCACAAAACACTCGCTCTACGACCACCCATGTAAATACTCCACGAAGTTACTAGCCAGAACCCAAAACTGATTTCCCAAATATCATAATTATGATCAACATAGACACCAGATTGAGGTAAAATGTGAACAAGTGCATAAAGGAAGATCCAAAATCACAAATGAACATCGATCGAAGCTACCATTTTTGTGGGTTTTCACATGGTTTGACCACAAAATCTTCATCTTTCTTCCTTGCAGTTGGATGTTGCCTGAAAATCCATCTCCATCTCTTGAAACTTTTCCTGCTCTTCTTGATCCCTCTGTCACTCACTGTGATTCTACATGAACCCCCTCTAATGAAATCACCTTCCCTACCATTGACATCTTCTCTCATGCTACCAAAACCAGAGTCTGGATCTAATTGAACACTCTGTTTCAAAGCAGGGAACTCTGTTTTTCCTTCTGATGGGaaatcaaatttcaagtcaATGAAGCCTGAACCATCTACGCTAGTGAAATTCCCTTCTCTGAGTGAAAATATGCGTCTGGTTGCTCCATTAAGACCAGAACTTTCATGCTCCATGAAAGTACTGTCTCTTCTTTCACTATCATACCCACTTCTTCTTGGCTCTGCTTCACTGAATCCGCTCTTTCTTGGTTCTCCTTCACTGAACCCACTTCTTCTAGCAGCTGAAATGGAGGTCCGAGCAGCCGAAATGGAGCTCCGAGCACCCGAGAATGACATCATGTCACCTCCATCTTCTGATCCAAAAAACCCACCTGCCCTGAAACTGCAGAGAGACCTGGACCTCGAAACACCCATGTAATCGACAACCCACAAGTCACTTTTCTCATCAGTCCCTCCTCCAACGCTACTTCTCTCAcaattcttctctcttttcttcccaAACAACCTCCCAATCCTCCAAAACCCTCTTTTTCTCTTGATCTCAACACAGCTGCTACTACTCCTCTTGAGCAAGAAAACCTCATTTGTTTTGTTATCAATATCACTTTTGGGCTTCGGGGTTGGTTgatctttttgttcattttcaatgAGAAACGACATGCGACCAACACTGCCTACCTCAACAGCATTTGAATTGCGATTGGACGAGACCTCAGAAGAGCAAGAGCAGCACGACCGACGCTGCTCCCCACAATTTGAGCAAACCAGCTTCATCAACCTATCCTCGAGACAGTAAGCGCATACACCCACGGAAGACGATTGTGGGTGTTTCGTGCATTGAAGATCCGACGACGAACCATACTCCGAGAACATGTCGCTGTTGTACATCTCCACTGCTTTGCCCCTCTCTTTCattgcttctcttcttcaaattTGGGTACTAGTACTCGAAGAAGTAACATATTAATTGCTCTCAACGTGTTTGACAAAAGGCCTGTGAGACTgtgagagcatcaatgaaagggGAGATTTGTTTCTGAAGAATAAAGAGGCACAAGAAAAGACAGTGAAAAGATCAGACTTGAGGATTTCAAGTAGGAAGTGATGGACAGATAACATCAACACTGATGGAAAGAAAGTGAAGGCGTTACCTTTACGTTTTCTTTCACTAAACAGTGATAACTAGAAAAAGATAGACCACAAGAGCACGAGTTCCCTCCTGGTATAATTGTGTGTGTTCTGTAGGGGCAGTGAATGCAACATCAAGTTTGAGTAAAGCAGTGAACAAACACGCCTCCAATAAATTCTTGTTCGTACAAATTATCTCACTCAATCTCGCACTCAACAAAATATTCTTGTAGTCAGGCAGGCGCTGTATGTTAATAAAGCAAAGCCCTATCTCCTTGCATGTTAActagaatttatttttttggggttcaaataccattaagtgagacagTTCAAGGAGTAACAAAGTCGTACATGCATAATATATCCATGAGAATAAGATAACCCAAAGTGAAAAATATGATTAGCGTATATGGGGCTAAAATTTCTGATATGATATCAGAGTAATTCGGTTCAGTTGGACGTAGCCTCTACTATATTATGGGTTGATCGTCTGTTTGTCCAGCCCACACATGCGAGAGAGTGATTAATAAAGCAAAGCTCACATTCTTACATGTTAATTAGGTCTTTTTTTCTTGAGTTCAAGTACGATTAAGTGAGACGTTATATGAAAAAATAAAGTCGTGTGGGTCCGATATATGCACGAAAATCTGAtaacccaaaacggataatatgaTTGTCATGTACGAATTTCTAATATTGAGTTTTATCCTAAGTTACGTTATCGTCATGTGAGGATTTTATATGGACATGAACCTGATGAGTTAAGTTTAGGTCGATATCAAATGTTGAAATGTGGAAGTTATATGATGTCatttattgttaaaaaaaaatctctctctcaatcTTGTCATTGTGTTGGGTGACCTTATAGGTTGACTTTTAATGTAGATGTCATAAATATTTCTTCAATAGTAGTGGATGTCTTATTAAAAGTTTGAGAGAGAGGGGTCCACTTTCCTTTCATTTACATGGTTTTATTATGATGGTTCATGGGACACACAGACAGATTATGCTGTGTCGTTCTCTTGCAGATCATGGGGTCGCTTGTCGCACCCACAAATCTACCCAATGACCCCACCTGGACCACTTAACTCCATTTCTTTGACTTTTAGTAGAAACTGACGGTCTTGATCTGGTCATCTGTATTGGCAAACATGTAGGGGAGAGACATAACAGCGAAAATTGGGAGCAATGAAGTTTCAAGGTCTCAATAGTGAAAACTCAGATGACTTTTGACAGTTTTTCTCAATTCAATTGGGAGATGCCCTAAACTCTTAAACGTGTGCTCAATAGAATATAAGAAGGCATATATAAACatcatttttaatgaaaaatattgattttaatattaGTTGTTTTTACCGCGTATTTTTGAACCCGCAACTTATTTGAAATTCTAAGAAGTGGCTACTACTAAGACAACAACTCCTTGTTATATAAACATCATAGTGTATTACGGCTTTCGTAGAATAATTTTATTCGTATTaagttttgtttttatcttAGTAGAGTGACATTCTCGAATCAACTAGTTACTTATTTTCAAGGAGCATTGTAGTGATGAATATTCAAAATCAATATAAGCCTaagtaattataaaaaatttaagcttagattgctatatatatatatagtacaaaACTCTTTCAACGTAGAGTGCAAAACAAAATTGTATAAATACATGATGTACTCATTCCAAATTAGGTAGGAGCATGCATGTTTTTATCCAATAATGGGGTTTAGGTTGGCACGCCCAAAGCATGCAGGAATCAGGATCCCAATGCATCATTGAGAGGCATGTCCAAAGAATGTCTTGTTCCaagttaattggtttttcaaattttgataatCATGATCTTCTATCTATGGTCTTGGCTTACTAATTATTTTGTTGTGTTTTGTGGTTGATGAATAAAGAAAACGTCTCTAAAGGGTTGTTGGGCATTGAATGTAAGCAACAATATGTAGATTGGTTTTGTCTTTTGAAGTTGCTCATCATTTGATCGAGTAGTGCAATAGGTCAACATAATTTGCTGGCCCCCAACTTCATGTCTAGctagagattttttttaaccgaaaatGACACCAGACAAGAGCGTTCATTAAACCGTTGACATGAGTTTAAACTCGAGCCATCAGacccacacacatataaatattctACATGAGAAtaggataagttgggtcaaaactcaataCGTGATTACAAGACTAGGAAccataaaaaggtcaaatgcCAAAATTACTATAGAATATAGATAGTGCACTATTATTTTCTTTATGAGTTTAaggttagttttctttgaatataAGCTAATATTGTTCATTGCCTACTTATTTTAATCACCCATGTTCTTTACCTTATCATATAAGGCTTCAAAAAGGTATAATGGGGTTCATGAGTCGGTCAAATTGTCA
This genomic stretch from Tripterygium wilfordii isolate XIE 37 chromosome 22, ASM1340144v1, whole genome shotgun sequence harbors:
- the LOC119991230 gene encoding uncharacterized protein LOC119991230, which gives rise to MYVTRPLSMFKRFPQALSETPPEGPNSGILVILDEEAQPTGSSCFGLCKSGLLPNLPFPQNKNLKIQYTVGQSTEVNPVILIPALDQPLSSNRYYAIQPKGSHIGEAFTNSREEDKSTCCFCNCIKDLKPQPFDHHNMYQQFEIRRRDWGCYTAKSVAPDGFPPSFLRRKGWTVYASTPKDFDLAEARGLDTTLRARLPDFNNFPLTHKTSPSVVVGKWYCPFLFIKEGTLKDQISRSRYYEMTLEQRWEQIFACESSPKQGNQVFVDVNVQKEVVQFGDGREVVQDNSIDGEMWFRSQAGDAIASVGLSLAIVDRMKWEEERFGWSSNGNEREVRVKRVEEFKGMGEWTKFGCYVLVERFVLKRMDRSLVLTYEFRYTQQIRAKWE
- the LOC119991229 gene encoding uncharacterized protein LOC119991229 — translated: MYVTRPMSMYKRSPEALSETPPDGPNSGILVILDEEAQPTCCFGLCKSGRLRDLPFPQNKNLKIQYTQSDSQNQTSTDVNRVILIPALDQPLSSNRYYAIQPKGSHQGEAFTNSREEDMSTCCFCNCIRDLKPQPFDNHNMHQQFEIRRRDWGGYTAKSVAPDGFPPSFLRRKGWTVYASTPKDFDLAEAKGLDTTLRARLPDFNNFPLTHKTSPSVVVGKWYCPFLFIKEGTLKDQISRSRYYEMTLEQRWEQIFACESSPKQGNQVFIDVNVLKEVVRLGDGRETVQDKGVDGETWFRSQAGDARVGLSLAIVDRMKWEEERFGWSSNGNEREVRVKRVEEFKGKGEWTKFGCYVLVERFVLKRMDRSLVLTYDFRHTQQIRAKWE
- the LOC119991170 gene encoding uncharacterized protein LOC119991170, translating into MKERGKAVEMYNSDMFSEYGSSSDLQCTKHPQSSSVGVCAYCLEDRLMKLVCSNCGEQRRSCCSCSSEVSSNRNSNAVEVGSVGRMSFLIENEQKDQPTPKPKSDIDNKTNEVFLLKRSSSSCVEIKRKRGFWRIGRLFGKKREKNCERSSVGGGTDEKSDLWVVDYMGVSRSRSLCSFRAGGFFGSEDGGDMMSFSGARSSISAARTSISAARRSGFSEGEPRKSGFSEAEPRRSGYDSERRDSTFMEHESSGLNGATRRIFSLREGNFTSVDGSGFIDLKFDFPSEGKTEFPALKQSVQLDPDSGFGSMREDVNGREGDFIRGGSCRITVSDRGIKKSRKSFKRWRWIFRQHPTARKKDEDFVVKPCENPQKW